The Halostagnicola larsenii XH-48 DNA segment TCGCCGAATCCGGCGGCGTCTTTCGAGCCACTGAGGGACTGCTCGAGGAGTTCGGCGCCGAGCGCGTGCTCGACACGCCGCTTTCGGAGATCGCCATCGTTGGCGCAGCTGTCGGTCTCGCAACCCACGGCTACCGGCCGATCGCCGAGATTCAGTTCTCGGGCTTTCTCCCGCCCGCGTTCGACCAGCTCGTGACGAACGCCAGTCGCATCCGCTGGCGCACCCGCGGCGAACTCACCGCCCCGATGGTCGTCCGCACCCCCTACGGCGCCGGTGTACGGGCATTAGAACATCACTCAGAAAGCCTCGAGGGAGCCTACGGACACATCCCCGGGCTGAAACTCGCGATCCCGTCAACCCCCCACGACGCGAAGGGCATGCTCATCAGCGCTATCCGCGACCCAGATCCAGTCCTGTTCATGGAGCCCAAACACGTCTATCGCTCCATCCGCGAAGACGTTCCCGAAGGATCCTATACCGAACCGCTCGGCGAAGCGGCCGTCCGTGAGGAAGGCGAGGACGTTACCGTCGTCTCCTGGGGTGCCATGATGCACAACACCCTCGAGGCGGTCGACAACCTCGAGGGCGTCGATGCCGAGGTGATCGACCTCCGGACGATCTCGCCGTTCGACAAGGAGACCATCCTCGAGTCGGTCGAAAAAACCGGGCGCTGTGTGGTCGTCCACGAAGCGGCCAAAACCGGTGGCTTCGGCGCCGAAGTCATCGCCACCATCAACGACGAGGCCCTGATGTACCTCGAAGCACCCGTCAATCGCGTCACCGGCTTCGACGTGCCAGTCCCCCTCCTCTCGATGGAAGACTACTACATCCCCCATCCCCCGAAAATCGCAGCGGCCATCGAAGAAACGCTCGAGCACTGAATTTCTCGCGGTCTGTTCCGCTTTCAAACGATCGGCGACGGTTGGTAAAACGAGGGTCGATAATAGCTTAGTGCCTGTCCGGCCTGGTTCTTACCGGTTCAGCGTATGAATCGCTTTTCCCTGTGCGTTCTCAGCCGCCTCCATCACCGCCTCCGAGAGCGTCGGATGGGTGTGGACGGTTCCCGCGATGTCCTCGAGTTTCGCGCCCATCTCGATCGCCAGCCCGAGTTCAGCAACGAGCTCTGAAGCCTCGGGTGCCACGATCTGTGCGCCGAGAACGAACTCAGTTTGCTCGTCGGCGACGATCCGGACGAAGCCATCCGATTCATCCATTGTAAGCGCGCGACCGCTCGCCCTGAGTGGCATCGTTCCAACAACCGGGTCGAACCCAGCCTCGTCGGCCTCGGCTTCGGTCATCCCGACCGTCCCGATTTCGGGGTCGGTAAAGACGGCCGCGGGAATCGCCTGGTGGTCGAGAGCTACCGGCTCACCTGCCGCGACGCCCGCCGCGACGAGCCCTTCGGCGCTGGCTTTGTGCGCCAACATCGGCTCCCCCGCGACATCACCCACTGCAAGCACGTGCTCGAGGTCCGTCCGAGTATGGTCGTCAGTTTGGATGAATCCGCGCTCGTCGGTCTCGAGACCCAGTGCATCTAGCTCGAGCGCCTCGGTCACGGGTTCGCGGCCGACTGCGACCAGCACGCGATCCGCATCGAAGACCGACTCCTTGCCGTCTTCGTCGGCGGCGATGACTTCGATGCCGTCCGAGGATTCCCGCCACTCGCTCGCCCCGAGACCGAACGCGAAGTCGATCCCGAGGTCCTCGGCCCGGTCGCGGACGACGCGTGCAACGTCGTCCTCGTAGGTCGGCAGGACGTCCTCGAGCATCTCGACGACAGTCACATTCGCACCGGCTTTCGCGAATACGGTCGAGAGCTCCATCCCGATATAGCCGGCACCCACGACGACCAGTTCCTCGGGAATTTCGTCCGCTTCAAGCGCCTCACGCGAAGACCAGACTTGGTCGTCTGCGAAGTCGAAGCCGGGAATCGACATCGCCCGGCTTCCCGTCGCGATGATGGCGCGTTCGAAC contains these protein-coding regions:
- a CDS encoding alpha-ketoacid dehydrogenase subunit beta, producing the protein MNATIIEAINDALHEEMTTDEKTVVFGQDVAESGGVFRATEGLLEEFGAERVLDTPLSEIAIVGAAVGLATHGYRPIAEIQFSGFLPPAFDQLVTNASRIRWRTRGELTAPMVVRTPYGAGVRALEHHSESLEGAYGHIPGLKLAIPSTPHDAKGMLISAIRDPDPVLFMEPKHVYRSIREDVPEGSYTEPLGEAAVREEGEDVTVVSWGAMMHNTLEAVDNLEGVDAEVIDLRTISPFDKETILESVEKTGRCVVVHEAAKTGGFGAEVIATINDEALMYLEAPVNRVTGFDVPVPLLSMEDYYIPHPPKIAAAIEETLEH
- the lpdA gene encoding dihydrolipoyl dehydrogenase, whose translation is MVMGDITTATDVLVIGGGPGGYVAAIRAAQHGLDTTLVERDAYGGTCLNYGCIPSKAMITATDIAHDAATAEEMGIHADPSIDMRALVEWKDGVVDQLTGGVEKLCKANGVSLLEGTATFVDEETVRVAHGGEGQGSESIEFERAIIATGSRAMSIPGFDFADDQVWSSREALEADEIPEELVVVGAGYIGMELSTVFAKAGANVTVVEMLEDVLPTYEDDVARVVRDRAEDLGIDFAFGLGASEWRESSDGIEVIAADEDGKESVFDADRVLVAVGREPVTEALELDALGLETDERGFIQTDDHTRTDLEHVLAVGDVAGEPMLAHKASAEGLVAAGVAAGEPVALDHQAIPAAVFTDPEIGTVGMTEAEADEAGFDPVVGTMPLRASGRALTMDESDGFVRIVADEQTEFVLGAQIVAPEASELVAELGLAIEMGAKLEDIAGTVHTHPTLSEAVMEAAENAQGKAIHTLNR